One window of Nicotiana tomentosiformis chromosome 11, ASM39032v3, whole genome shotgun sequence genomic DNA carries:
- the LOC104116553 gene encoding uncharacterized protein isoform X2, with the protein MNNKDEQHREEREESPSHSQQTVSDDDEIDYSVKPEFYDSELDDKDELWVQKKRGGRTSDAILNCPACFTTLCLDCQRHEKNVTQYRAMFVVNCKIKSEQVAQLGNKRKRGKKGRGSGAAEADSDMGETSKHVCCSVCSTDVGVIDEDEVYHFFNVIPSDS; encoded by the exons ATGAACAACAAGGACGAACAACACAGAGAAGAGAGAGAGGAATCGCCTTCTCACTCCCAGCAAACAG TTTCTGATGATGACGAGATAGACTACTCCGTCAAGCCAGAATTTTATGATTCAGAACTTGACGACAAGGATGAACTCTGGGTGCAGAAGAAAAGGGGTGGTCGTACTTCCGATGCCATCCTTAATTGTCCAGCTTGTTTTACCACACTTTGTCTAGATTGCCAAAG GCATGAAAAGAATGTTACGCAGTACCGAGCAATGTTTGTGGTCAATTGCAAGATCAAGAGCGAACAAGTGGCACAGCTTGGAAATAAACGAAAGAGGGGTAAGAAAGGACGTGGATCTGGTGCGGCTGAAGCGGATTCTGATATGGGCGAGACATCTAAACATGTATGTTGTTCAGTTTGTTCGACGGATGTTGGAGTCATCGACGAAGATGAGGTCTATCATTTCTTTAACGTTATTCCTAGTGACTCTTGA